ATGCCATTTAGCACAGCTATAGCTCAATTAGCTTCCATAGCTGTTATAGTGGCACAAATACAAATAGCGTAGCGGAGATTCTGTAAGAAGGCTATAGCGGGGCTATAGTggggctatagcccgctatttaaaaccatgtaaGCATACCAAACTTGGCACTTTTGGGTTGTTAGCACCGGTGTAACAAAATAATTCTATACTGCACTAATGATAGAATTACAGTGGAAAATACACTCTTAATTTGCAGCGCGGAGTATCAGAAAATGGCTAATAATTCATACCTCTTGCTTTGGAGGAAATCTTTGAGTTCGTTGATGAGCTGCCTTACGTCCAATATATCATATTTCGGCTCCCTGAATTCTTTCTTGTCAAGATCTATAAGAATGTCTCTTAGGACTTTCTTCACGTCAGGATTTCgaccaaccggaacaaaagccCCACAATCAAATTGCGATTTAAGCTCATCATACACTGCTTTGGCAAGAGTTGTCTTGCCCAATCCTCCAACTCCGACAACTGAAACTGTCTTCATCTTCTCATGGGACACCTCATTCCCCTGGGGCGACGAAAGCATTGATAGGAGCTCACCTCTTGACTTATCAATACCAATGAGCTGAGTCACCTCTTTGTACATAGCCTCAAGACGAGGATCAATTGCCGAAGTGTCAGCAGGTTTGGCCACAATCTCGTTGATTTTGCACCTGTCGCGCCGGTCAGCCACCTCCCGGAGTTGCTTCTTGATGTCTTCGATGGCACTAGAAATGTCACGCCGAGCCTTGGCTTTGCCGAACAGGCCACCCATCTTCTTCAGGGCGCGTTTGAGCTTGCTCTGGTCAATGGCCTCAGAACCCTGGACACGCACAAGGAAGGTGTCGAGCAGATCTTCTATGTCGTAGGACGCCTCCCTCATCTGACGCGCCCAGACCTTGACCTGCGTGTGATGCTGATCCCACGGCACTTGTGCCACCTGGTCAAGGGCAGGCTTGATGCTCTCCAACTCCTGATCGAGGAACTCGAGCTTCTTCCTCACACCCTTCTGCAGCTCGTATTCACCTTGGAGCAGCTGATACAGCTTGGGGGCGAGGTTGCCCATCGCCCCCGTCACCAGATCCATGActgccgccggtgagctctCTCTCAAGATTGCTGTGGTAGCGTGTGGGTGTGGGTCAACCTGGTAATGGTTTGAGATCCGGACCATATAAGAGTTAGAGTCAATATGCCATATCACAGATCAAAATCAGAAGTACAGCTTACAGTAATACATGGGGTTAGGAACACGCAGAATGAGGGGCTAGCAACCAGAGTGCGAGATCGAGCTAGGAATCCATGAGGCTAGCAGGATTCTTATCGATCCATGGGAGAGGGGAGAAGTATCCAGTGGATCTACGGGGATCTACGGACAGACGGATGGGGAGCTTCACCTTGCAGACGATATGGAGCTAGTGCCGGAGCAGCAGACCGTAGTTGCGATGGATGCTGCTGGCCAGTGAATTCTCCACGAGGAGCACGACGCGGTCGGAGATCCAGGGTTCCAGCTTGAATGGGTCGCAGCTTGAGTACGCCTTGCCGGCAGCCTTCTTAGCGCCCGGCATGTCCTAGTACGCCATGCGCAGCTgctgcgctgctgccgccgttgcTGAGCCGAGTAGGATGAATACGTCCAAGGTGTTGAACGTGACTCGATCGGATACGTATATATGAAACAAACAATAGAGATTAGTTGTGTACTCTTGCTCAACCGGCCGCGTGACTGGCACTCTGTCTGCtagctcttctctctcctctcctctctctctcttcctttctCGATTCTCCCTTCCCCAGTTGTGTATTGATCGGCTACAATACAAGTGGACTGACATGTGGCTCCACTGTAGCTGctgttgcatttgggatcgatcCGACTCAGTTAGAAGGATATGCACAAGGTAAGAGGTTAAGAGCCTTTTGGTACAGGATAAATGACACGGTGATAGAACCGAGACATTTTGTCTCGTTTCATAGTACTGATTGGAAATCAGTATCGAGACATTTCCTCTTCTGCTCGGCAAATGGCcaattttctagtagtgggatTAGGTAGCCATGGTGGTACGTCGCAAAGCAGGAGATGGGTTTAAGTTTTACTTAAACTACCTAGTGTGTTGCTGTCTCCAAGGTGTTGAACGTGACATTATCGGATACGTACAGATGAAAAGAGTAAAAAACAAGAGAGATTAGTTGTGTACTCTTGCTCAGCCGGCCGCGTGACTGGCGCCCTGTCTGCtagctcttctctctcctctcctctctctctctttctcgatTCTCCCTTCCCCAGTTGTGTATTGAGCGGCTACGATACATGTGGACTGACGTGTTGTTCCACTGTAGCTGCtcttgcatttgggatcgatcCGACTCAGTCAGGGGGGATTAGTCGCCTCACTCACCTACCCTGCTAGTGCTAGTAGTCCATCTCTTAAGCAAGCTAAGGTAGAGTAGTCTCAAGAACAAGAACAGCCATCGTCCACGCACCTAGCTCTCCTCCGTTGGAATTCATGCGTCATGGAGAGAGCGATTGTGAGCGCAGCGGCCGGAGTAATGAGCTCCGTCCTCGGAAAGCTGGCGGATCTGCTCCACGAGGAGTACAAGCTTGCCAAGGGCGTCCGCAAGGACATCGAGTTTCCGAGCTGAGCGCCATGAACGACCTGCTGTACGTGCTGGCGGAAGTCGAGGAGCTTGACGCCATCAACAAGGGGTGGCGCGACAGGGTGCGGGAGCTGGCCTACGACGTCGAGGATTGCATCGATCTCTCCGTCGCCCGGCTCGGTCGTGCTGACGATGCCAGAGAAGCAGGTCGCCTCGGTGCCAAGCTGGCGCGCAAGTTCAAGAAGATCAGAGTGTCCCACCAGGTCGCTCACCAGATCAAAGAGCTCAAGGATCGTGCCATCGAGGAGAGCAAGAGGCAGAAGAGATACAAGCTCGACGGCCTCGTCGGTGCTTCTCCTAGCAACAAGGTTGACCTCCGGATGCGCGCGCTATGGGAGGAGACCGAGAAGCTCGTCGGGCTCGACGGACCCAGGGATGAGATCATCCGCTGCCTGATGccagagggagaggaggagcccTCGCAGCAAGTCAGGGCTCTGGCCATCGTTGGGTGTGCAGGCCTGGGCAAGACCACTCTCGCCAATCAGGTCTACCAAAAGATTAAAGGAGATTTCGAGTGAAAAGCCTTTGTAACGGATGGGGAACTTCACCTTGCAGACGATGTGGAGCTAGTGCCGGAGCAGCAGACCGTAGTTGCGGTGGATGCTGCCGCCCAGCGAGTTCTCCACGAGGAGCACGACGCGGTCGGAGATCCAGGGCTCCAGCTTGAATGGGTCGCAGCTTGAGTACGCCTTGCCGGCAGCCTTCTTAGCGCCCGGCATGTCATAGtcagggtttacaaaaccggtgggaaccggtctggtttgaccggccggtcaaaccggtccggtccagtttcggtttgggccggtactaaaccggctcaaattcaaaattcaaatttgaattcaaaaaaaatgaaaaatttccaaaaaattcctaaaaatactttaaggtgtgacgaatctaatggtgtcaaattttctcaaaaattctttcgtttaacatactttttgggcatttaaagttaaaccaaaaaagaaaaagaaaaaaaaacgagacggcccattaaggcccacttggtaaaccgttcaaaccggccggtataccgttccaaaccggttacacatgcgattttaaatttggatttgaatttaaaccggtcaaaccggccggtaaaccggtctaaccggccggtataccggtacgaaccggttgaactgagttttttgaattcaaatttgaattcgaccggtaccgaccggtttccggccaaaccggaccggtataccggtaccggaccccggcggtttggccggtccggtcggtaaATGAAACCCTGGTCCTAGTACGCCATGCGCAGCtgctgcgctgccgccgccgttgttGAGCCAATGAGGACGACGGATGAGATGACGGGATCTATGAGCAAACCAGCCCAGACCGGATTGACCCACTTAAATCATGAATCCAAACCGAACCAATCCATTAGCTATCTCAGCCCGATTACCACCAAACTAGTTGGCCCAAATAAAAAAACCAACCCATAAAACTGGTTTTggcccaacccattagcagatTGAGGTGTGGGGGCTGAAAAAGCGCTAGTGCTTCTGTATTACTGTATGTCTATTGTTTGTTGGCTTGCCTCACCTCCTCCTCGGGATTCTTCATTTGTCAACATTGGGGTGTCGGGGGAGGCCTGCCTGTCTCGTGTGACTTTGAGCTTATACTACTCCTGACGGGGTAGAATTTCATTTTTGTTTAAGATGCCAAGTGCACTGGCCATCATGGCGCCGTATAGATTTACGGGCCTCGGTGTGCTCATTCACATGGCCTCCATGCATGGGTCGCCAGGCTACTTCATACAATACaactagaaaaaaaatgcagatGGAACTCCGGTTAGTTAACCACATCCTTGGTTGGTGAACTCTCAAGACTGGCCACTCTACCTATATTTACTATAGAAAAAAATCCAAATTACTACCCTCAACTATGGCCAAAGTCCGaattaccccctaaactattttTTGGTTCAGTTTGCCCTCTAAACTATATCATTTCGTTCAATATATCCCATAACacattttatcttttttgtttctccatgcaCAAGTGGAATCTTAAGTTAAAATTTTGTGAGATGATGGTAGGCATCATGAAATATGCTAAGAAAATGCATCATGATTTTTTCATCAGCATCTTGACGGGGTAGTGCATTTAATAAAAAATCAATCATTGAAatataaatttataaaaaaatattgatgAAAATTcacaatatatttttttacattCTTTGTGATGTCTACTACCACCTTGTAAAATTTGAGTTTAAAATTCCACttatgcatggagaaataaaaagacAAATTCAattagggggtaaattgaaccaagtgaTGATATAGTTTACTATATCTACTTGCTTGTTGTGCGGTAGGTGTGGTGTATTGAAGCTTAGTTCTCTGCTTTTGTATATTGAAGTATTGGTCCGGCCATGTGATATTGAAGCATTGGGCCGGCCACATGAGCTCTTCGTTTCTCTCAACTCTTCTCGTGATTCTTCATTTTGAACTAATAGATGGCCAACAGGACCGTACGGCACTGGCACGACACTGTGTCGTGCATTTGCCTAGTCATGTGACCATGTTGTGCTATATCGGGCCGCCGTGCCCAGGTCACTGGCTCTTTTTTTTAGGCAATCAGGAGGGCACCCCCTACTGAAAtttattaaataaataaaagtagtTCAAAAGGTTCATCGAAAAGtgaggaagaaaaaaagagcCTACAGGCGCGGAGCCATGATGTATTGTGCCGTTGGGCATGGCGGCCCACCGTGGCTGTGTCTACCCACCATTGCTCCGAGGCCAGCAGGGTGTGCCGCTGCCGAGGCTGATTCCGCCCCGGCATGCCACCTAGGCCAAATCTGACCGCAGGAGACGTATGGCGAGGGTGGAGCAGGGTTTatcttttcgttttttttccgaatcccgccgtttgccggaaacgaaatttcggccgaaatttcgccgaatttcgctaattccgaacggaaagagaattcaaattcaaaaaacgaaatttcggtgaattccgaccgaaatttcggtgatttcgaccgaaatttcggtgatttcgaccagaaaatgatgtccgttgtgattttcgtactgttcccgaggtcaaatgaaaaacttttgaataccaactttgttcagtttttcgagatctacaacttttgttttaggaactttttcatttgagcaatggtttgaaagttatttgattatttcaaaaactaccaattaaaagtcttgtcatttcatgtgacaactttcattttctctcttaggcctcaactggacttttattattcttgttatggcggatattcctataaatttttAGGGACATTAGTTGAccaattgaaagttgttttaaatccaggacaaacatgatttgaattggttatcaattcatgtgacagtgtttgaattttttgtttgattcaatttgtatagagaattgTTAAAGCATTCTGAAAGGTGTGTTTTCCGGCAGTTTTCCAACGGAAAGTTTTTCCCTGCTCTATAGATGGTGACAATTCTCTTGTGGCCTAAGATTTTGGTCACATGTATGCTGTGGATGCAAGAATT
This portion of the Panicum virgatum strain AP13 chromosome 2N, P.virgatum_v5, whole genome shotgun sequence genome encodes:
- the LOC120659132 gene encoding disease resistance protein RGA5-like, with the translated sequence MNDLLYVLAEVEELDAINKGWRDRVRELAYDVEDCIDLSVARLGRADDAREAGRLGAKLARKFKKIRVSHQVAHQIKELKDRAIEESKRQKRYKLDGLVGASPSNKVDLRMRALWEETEKLVGLDGPRDEIIRCLMPEGEEEPSQQVRALAIVGCAGLGKTTLANQVYQKIKGDFE